From the genome of Sulfitobacter noctilucicola:
ACTGTTGACGCGGCTCTGGAAGCAATCGACGATGCATTCGAAGCACCGGTTGTTGTTGTTCCAACAAACGTTATCTCCCTGAACCCAGACGCGGTAACAATCGCCGGCACAGACGGCAACGATGTATTCGAAGCTGAAAGCGGCGACCTGACATCCAGCATCCGCATCGACGGCGGCGCAGGCACAGACGCAATCACCGTATTCAACGAAACAGGCGGCAACTTCCTTGAAGCTGGCGTTGCAATGTCTCCACGTACAGAGAACGTTGAGCAGTTCTACATGACAAACCAGGCCAATGACCTGACGTCTGTTGCTGACAACAACGTTGGTGGTTACACCAATGGTACAACAATCATGGTAGACGTTGAAGTTGACGGCGGCCGTATGGTTGGCATCAACCGTTGGGAAGACTACGATTCCCGCGCAGATCTGGTTATCGAAGACGCACGTGACAGCACGCCAGAAGACGGCACGTTCACAGCCGAGCAGACTGTTGCAATGGTCTCCACAGATCCCGGCAACGTTGACTTCGCTGTTTACTTCGACGATCCAACAAACACATCCACAGACAGCGGTACACTGACTGTACGTCTGTTGGACCTGGACTCCGCCGCACAAGGCGAAGGTCCTCTGAACGACAACCCTTACGATGAAGTTCGCTTCACCATCGACGGTGAAACACAGACTCTGACAATCGACGCGCTTGCCGCGGCGAACGTAAGCTACGCTGCATATGTTGCTGCTCTTCAGGCATCCGCAGACGATCAGGATATTCCTGTGACAATCACGCTTGGCGGCCAGTTCACACTGCTGCAGGCTGATGGTAGCCCAGAAGTTGGTACAGAGATCCTGATCACTGTTGACAACGGCACAATCGGTGAAGGCGGCTTTAACGCATCAGCCGGTCTGCCAGCGAACAACAACACTGTTACACGTCAGATCGTAAACAACGCGACAACAGAAGCGTTGATCTCTCTGAATGTTGAGTTCGACGATGTTGGTAAAGGCTCCACAGGCGGCGACGCTCTGTTCGGTGCAATGTCCACAGGTCGCCAGACAGGTGACGACGCGACATCCGATTCCATCGGCATCCAGCAGTTCGACATCACTGTTGATCGTTCCAGCCAGTTGCAGACAATCAACTCCACCAACAACGCGTTGGAAGTTGTGAACATCGGAAACGGTGAGAACTCAGGTCTCAACAACACAACGAACTCTGATGACGAAATGATCGGTGACTTGGCCGTTCGTGGTCAGGCGAACCCAGGTTTGTCTTACGGCTTCATTGCAGACGATGCATTGACTGACGAAGACGAAAGCCTTGGTGATTTCGGTCTGACAGACGGCATCGGTCGTGCACTTCTCGGCAACACATTTAGTACTGTCGCAACAGATGGTGCAATGCCGGGCGCTCTGCCACAGCACAATGCATTCGGTTTCACCGATGTACGTGAAATCAACGCTTCCGCTATGACTGGCGCAGTAGATATCACAGCTGAGCTGACAGAAGAGATCGTTGAAAAGTACCTCGACATCACGGACCGTGGTCCAAATGGCGAAACAGACGACATCGACTTTGCTTACACATTGGGCAACGGTAGCGACGAGTTCACTCTGAACCTGTCAGATGATGCACTGAACTCCGCTGGTACAGGGTCACGTGAAGACTTCGACATGACCATCTCCGGTGGTAACGGCAACGACGTCATCACGACTAACGTTGGCGATGCAGTTAAGCTGGTGGACGAGCAGGGTCAGGATCACTACGCACTGGCCAGCACAAACGGCGAAGCATGGTACACAAACGCTGTGTCCAACGTTGCGGCTGAAATGTCCGTCTTCGGTGGTGCCGGTGCAGACACAATCTGGACACACGGTTGGGGTGACTTCACCATCGACGGTGGTGCAGATCGCGACGTTGTTTACACCGACAACTCCGGTGCAGTTGAAGCCGCTCAGCGTCTTGCGACAAACATCGACCGTAACCTGACCGAGCACGATCAGATCGATTACGTTGTTGGTGGTGTCTGGGCGTTCAACGCTGAGAACCTCGCTGTTTCAACAACAGATGGTTCACTGAGCATGACTGGTGCGACCAACGACACGATCACACTGGGCACTGTTACAGGTGTGAGCGCGACCAACCCGTTCACAGCGAACAGCGGTAGCGCAGTGTTCACCGTCTCTTACGGTGGTGCATCTGGTGCAGCGGGCACATCTTACAACATCCGTGTGACAATCCCGTTCAGCGAGCTGAACGTGAACTCCACAACAGGTGTTGTAACAACGTCTGAGCAGGCGCTGAACCAGGCAATCAAAGCCGGTATCAACAGCAACCAGGTTCTGGGTAACCTGCTGGAAGCAGCAGACGGTCCAGGCAACTCGCTGGTAATCGCAACGAAGACAGACGGTGACCACGCATCTGGTGATCTGTCCGTGGCCTACACGTCACTGACAATCAACAACAACGCACCACTGACTACGGCAGGCGAATCGTTTACTGGGGATGCGGGTTACACCACAACTGCGGCGAACTTCATCAACCTTGGTGCAGCGTCCACAGCTGAATCTGACAACACAATCAGATCCGGTACAGACGGTGCGGATGACCTGTTTGTTCTGTCCACAAACGATGCAGCGACTACTCCTGCGACAGTGAACGGTGGGTTGTCAGCAACAGACCTGAACGGTGCCAGCAACGAAGTTATCGAATTCGACAACGGCTTTGGCCGTGACACAATTCTGAACTTTGACGCGGGTGATAACGCTGCAGGCGATACAACTGGCGAAGACGTTCTCGACTTCGACCTGTTGTTCGCAGACGGTACGTTCGCGGCAAGTACGTTGGTTAAAGGTGCAATCACCGGTGCAACAGCTAATGGTGAAATCACTCTCGCTTCCGAAATCGGTGGCACAGGCCCAACATCCAACGATACACTGGCGGAAATCCAGGCGATGTACACAGCTGCGGACACCACTGCGTCCACAACTGTCGCTGAAGAAATCGTCATCGTATACGATGCGAACGACAACAACGCAGGCGCTGTCTATGCCGTTACAGACGGTACAGGCGCTGGTGATGTTGCTGTGACCTTCGAAGGTACAATCAACCTCGTCGGTACTGCTTGGACAACACTGGAAATCGACAACTTCGCGTAAGCGAAACGTCAGTCAGGCCCTTCGGGGCCTGACGCCCAAGACATTGAAAGCCCCCGGCATGTTCGGGGGCTTTTCTACATCCGGAGGGTGGCTCCGGTGCCAACAAGGAAATGAAACATGGCCAAGATCAAGATCGACGACAAAGAATACGAGACCGACGACCTGTCCTCCGATGCCAAGGACAACCTGACAAACATGCGCTTGTGTGACGAGCGTCTGACGCAGATCCGCCGTGATGCGGCGATCACACAGACGGCACGCAACGCCTATGCGGCGGCGCTGAAGTCCGCTCTGCCCAAGGACGCCTGAAGCGGCTCTTCTTTCATGCCGGCCGCCCCTTGCGAGGGGATGTATTTCAGGGCCGGCATGTTGCTTTTTTGACGTTACGGTTTTAGGGGTCCGACGCGGAACCCGGACCGCCCATGACATTTGCATCAAATCCCCGTCTGGTGTATGAATTTTGAAAATAATACGGTGTCTGAGCAGAATGAATGACACTGGTGCGCTTACCGCAGAAGGACATCGCTCATGAAAGCCAAGACACCTCTGGCACAGGCCTACGGGCGGTTTCGTGCGGTTTTCGGTGCTACGATATTATTCAGCTTTTTCAGCAATATCCTTATGTTCGTCGGCCCGCTCTATATGTTGCAGGTCTATGACCGGGTTCTGGCCAGCCGGAACGAGCTGACACTGGTCATGATCTCGGCCATCGCGATTGCGCTTTTGGTCACCTACGGTCTGCTGGAATTCATCCGCTCGAAGCTGCTGGTGCGTGCAGGATTGCAGTTCGACGACATGCTTGCGCATCCCGCCTTTAACCGGGTGATCCGGCACCGGTTGGCGAGCCCTAATGGCGGTGCCCATTCCACCCTGCAAGACATCGACCGCGTGCGCGAGTT
Proteins encoded in this window:
- a CDS encoding DUF4214 domain-containing protein, coding for MPLDLNTLTTEQKVTALFIGYFDRAPAVNGFDYYVADLDDRGLSLEAVAMAFVDQSETEALYPGIMDTADRSPAENLAFVTAVFQNLFGRDPNVDADGNNYWVDELNGGADAGLLILQIMGGANATDEAVLRNKITVGEAYVAAAREADVLTRDDAGDTVFDGVTDDSATVDAALEAIDDAFEAPVVVVPTNVISLNPDAVTIAGTDGNDVFEAESGDLTSSIRIDGGAGTDAITVFNETGGNFLEAGVAMSPRTENVEQFYMTNQANDLTSVADNNVGGYTNGTTIMVDVEVDGGRMVGINRWEDYDSRADLVIEDARDSTPEDGTFTAEQTVAMVSTDPGNVDFAVYFDDPTNTSTDSGTLTVRLLDLDSAAQGEGPLNDNPYDEVRFTIDGETQTLTIDALAAANVSYAAYVAALQASADDQDIPVTITLGGQFTLLQADGSPEVGTEILITVDNGTIGEGGFNASAGLPANNNTVTRQIVNNATTEALISLNVEFDDVGKGSTGGDALFGAMSTGRQTGDDATSDSIGIQQFDITVDRSSQLQTINSTNNALEVVNIGNGENSGLNNTTNSDDEMIGDLAVRGQANPGLSYGFIADDALTDEDESLGDFGLTDGIGRALLGNTFSTVATDGAMPGALPQHNAFGFTDVREINASAMTGAVDITAELTEEIVEKYLDITDRGPNGETDDIDFAYTLGNGSDEFTLNLSDDALNSAGTGSREDFDMTISGGNGNDVITTNVGDAVKLVDEQGQDHYALASTNGEAWYTNAVSNVAAEMSVFGGAGADTIWTHGWGDFTIDGGADRDVVYTDNSGAVEAAQRLATNIDRNLTEHDQIDYVVGGVWAFNAENLAVSTTDGSLSMTGATNDTITLGTVTGVSATNPFTANSGSAVFTVSYGGASGAAGTSYNIRVTIPFSELNVNSTTGVVTTSEQALNQAIKAGINSNQVLGNLLEAADGPGNSLVIATKTDGDHASGDLSVAYTSLTINNNAPLTTAGESFTGDAGYTTTAANFINLGAASTAESDNTIRSGTDGADDLFVLSTNDAATTPATVNGGLSATDLNGASNEVIEFDNGFGRDTILNFDAGDNAAGDTTGEDVLDFDLLFADGTFAASTLVKGAITGATANGEITLASEIGGTGPTSNDTLAEIQAMYTAADTTASTTVAEEIVIVYDANDNNAGAVYAVTDGTGAGDVAVTFEGTINLVGTAWTTLEIDNFA
- a CDS encoding DUF6447 family protein, whose translation is MAKIKIDDKEYETDDLSSDAKDNLTNMRLCDERLTQIRRDAAITQTARNAYAAALKSALPKDA